The following are from one region of the Abiotrophia defectiva ATCC 49176 genome:
- a CDS encoding N-acetylmuramoyl-L-alanine amidase, whose product MQKINKLGQAMRSPRYFPLLVLLVILTLSSLVVFWVQTSSQVTIQNASVTLRQAPDTNSKAISAISKDQVVHVIKKEDNWLNVRYRQREGWLPQWLLDQLSLSSDQGLTAQVKKTTPFYQKASTSSAKIRDLTEGYQYDVVSESKGWTELIVNNQPGYVATADLNLSTKEQIQAQQETIRPEDIDITNAQYIQVRSEGQAFHSEPNLESTPYYNPSFNQRFKYLGTVNGDDGTEFYHVEDQNGQRGYVESRIVAFEDASKDHVDGPIARSLNGAVILIDAGHGGSDPGAISQDPYAQEKAVTLAASNVLKAKLEAQGAVVIMSRTTDTDVSLEERAQLANQEKVDAFISIHFDEASSDIASGITTYYYHTQDESLANLVNTELAKIQLNNQAVGNNGVHFGNYYVLRENHQPSLLLELGYMSNKDDLKLIQNSGYYDAVAEAIVKGLEQYLESSSIAQ is encoded by the coding sequence GTGCAAAAGATCAATAAATTAGGCCAAGCTATGCGGTCACCACGCTATTTCCCCTTGCTAGTCTTGCTAGTCATTCTGACCCTGTCTAGCCTGGTGGTTTTCTGGGTTCAAACCTCTAGTCAGGTGACCATTCAAAATGCCAGTGTGACCCTGCGACAAGCACCAGATACCAATTCCAAGGCTATTAGTGCTATTAGCAAAGACCAAGTGGTACATGTCATTAAGAAAGAGGATAACTGGCTAAATGTTCGCTATCGCCAGCGAGAAGGGTGGCTGCCCCAATGGCTATTAGACCAACTTAGTCTATCTTCTGACCAGGGCTTGACGGCTCAAGTTAAGAAGACCACACCTTTCTACCAAAAGGCATCCACTTCGAGTGCCAAGATTCGGGATTTGACAGAAGGTTACCAATACGACGTGGTGAGTGAGTCTAAGGGCTGGACTGAACTGATTGTCAATAACCAACCGGGCTATGTGGCCACGGCTGACTTAAACCTTTCTACCAAGGAGCAAATTCAAGCTCAACAAGAGACCATTCGGCCTGAGGATATTGACATTACCAATGCCCAATATATTCAAGTTCGATCAGAAGGTCAGGCCTTCCACAGTGAGCCAAATCTTGAGAGCACGCCTTACTACAACCCAAGCTTTAATCAACGTTTCAAATATCTGGGAACGGTTAATGGCGACGACGGGACAGAATTCTATCATGTAGAGGACCAAAATGGTCAACGTGGCTATGTAGAGTCTCGTATTGTAGCCTTTGAAGATGCCTCTAAAGACCATGTGGATGGGCCGATTGCTCGTTCGCTTAATGGGGCGGTCATCTTAATTGATGCGGGCCACGGTGGGAGCGACCCAGGTGCTATTAGTCAAGATCCATATGCTCAAGAGAAGGCCGTCACCTTGGCTGCTTCGAATGTCTTAAAAGCCAAACTGGAAGCTCAAGGTGCGGTTGTCATCATGAGCCGTACTACCGACACAGATGTCAGCCTTGAAGAGCGAGCTCAGCTAGCTAATCAGGAAAAAGTTGATGCCTTTATTAGTATTCACTTTGATGAGGCAAGTAGCGACATCGCTTCGGGGATTACGACTTACTACTATCATACCCAAGATGAATCCTTAGCCAATTTAGTCAATACGGAGTTAGCTAAAATCCAACTCAATAATCAAGCCGTCGGCAATAATGGGGTTCACTTCGGTAACTACTATGTCTTGAGAGAAAATCATCAGCCAAGTCTGCTCTTAGAATTAGGTTACATGAGTAATAAAGACGACTTGAAACTGATTCAAAATTCTGGCTACTATGATGCAGTAGCGGAGGCCATTGTTAAGGGGCTGGAGCAGTATTTAGAATCTTCGTCTATAGCACAATAG
- the hisS gene encoding histidine--tRNA ligase: MAQVKRMKGTVDILPAESRIWQYIEDSARAVFETYNFQEIRTPLFEAYELFARSSGDTSEIVSKEMYDFKDKGDRHCALRPEGTAGVVRAFVENKLFGPEHAKPYKVYYMGSMFRYERPQAGRQRQFNQIGVEVFGSTNPATDAETIALAWDFFQELGIEGLTLYVNSLGSAQDRARYRQALVDYFTPLADQLSADSQRRLTDNPMRILDSKAPEDTALVVNAPKIPDYLSPESKEHFETVKAMLEALEIPYVVDPSVVRGLDYYQDTIFEIMVDDQAIGAKSTICGGGRYDGLVEALGGPATPGFGFGIGVERLLLLLKQQEVEVPEAEPFDVYVMGLGQASNIMALRLVQAARKEGLLAERDYLDRGLKAQFKQADKLKAQVILTIGEDELAAGTVQAKHPASGKQVTLPLDQVLEDFMGTYRQLTVDTSVIDKYFKGEF, from the coding sequence ATGGCACAAGTGAAAAGAATGAAGGGCACAGTCGATATCTTGCCAGCAGAAAGTCGAATCTGGCAGTATATAGAAGATTCTGCCCGCGCAGTTTTTGAAACCTATAATTTCCAAGAAATCCGGACTCCCTTATTTGAAGCCTATGAGCTATTTGCTCGCTCATCAGGGGATACTTCGGAGATTGTATCCAAGGAAATGTATGACTTTAAGGATAAGGGCGATCGCCATTGCGCCTTACGTCCGGAAGGGACAGCAGGGGTTGTTCGGGCCTTTGTTGAGAACAAACTTTTTGGCCCCGAACATGCTAAACCATACAAAGTCTACTATATGGGGTCTATGTTCCGATATGAACGCCCTCAAGCTGGCCGACAACGTCAATTTAATCAGATTGGGGTAGAAGTTTTTGGTTCGACCAATCCGGCGACAGATGCGGAAACCATCGCTCTGGCATGGGACTTCTTCCAGGAATTGGGCATTGAAGGTTTAACCCTCTATGTTAACTCCCTGGGTTCAGCCCAAGATCGAGCACGCTACCGTCAAGCCTTAGTTGACTATTTTACACCATTGGCTGACCAGTTAAGTGCAGACTCACAACGTCGCCTGACTGACAATCCTATGCGGATTTTAGATTCTAAGGCACCAGAAGATACGGCTCTAGTTGTCAATGCGCCAAAGATTCCAGACTACCTCAGCCCAGAAAGCAAGGAACACTTCGAGACCGTAAAGGCCATGTTAGAGGCCCTAGAAATTCCATATGTTGTTGATCCATCAGTGGTTCGTGGTTTGGATTACTATCAAGATACGATTTTTGAGATTATGGTAGATGATCAAGCCATTGGTGCTAAATCTACCATCTGTGGTGGTGGCCGTTATGATGGTCTGGTAGAGGCTCTTGGCGGACCTGCTACACCTGGTTTTGGATTCGGGATTGGGGTAGAACGTCTCTTGCTACTCCTTAAGCAACAGGAAGTGGAAGTGCCTGAAGCTGAACCTTTCGACGTTTACGTTATGGGCCTAGGCCAGGCAAGCAATATCATGGCCTTGCGTCTAGTTCAAGCAGCCCGTAAAGAAGGCTTGTTGGCAGAGCGGGATTACTTAGATCGTGGCCTCAAGGCACAATTTAAGCAAGCTGACAAGCTCAAAGCCCAAGTGATTTTGACAATCGGGGAAGACGAGTTAGCAGCCGGGACCGTGCAAGCCAAGCATCCTGCTAGTGGCAAGCAAGTCACACTGCCACTTGATCAAGTATTAGAAGACTTTATGGGGACTTATCGCCAGTTAACGGTTGATACCTCAGTTATTGATAAGTATTTTAAGGGGGAATTTTAA
- the aspS gene encoding aspartate--tRNA ligase, protein MTTKRLYCGQVGQEQVGQTVTLKGWVQKRRDLGGLIFIDLRDREGFCQVVLNGDHLGEAMADAERIRSEYVLEVTGTLQYRDEKQRNAKIPTGDFELMAEKLTILATSKTPPIYLDDEAEIQDDLRMRHRFLDLRRPRMQANLRLRHQVTSAIRRYLDDLGFIDVETPYLTKSTPEGARDYLVATREAGKFFALPQSPQLFKQLLMGAGFDRYYQIVRCFRDEDLRGDRQPEFTQIDLETSFLNQADIQEIVEQMLKEVVKATRGLDMTDAFPSMTYAHAMAHYGVDKPDIRFDMTLKDLSDFAANCQFSVFANTVKEGGQVKAINLKGQADAYTRKTADALVEVVKPYGAKGLAWLKVTEEGLNGPIAKFFAEPADTQAILDLTQGEPGDILFFVADKPQVVAAALGELRVNLAKAHQLFDEDALAFVWITDWPLFEYDEEAGRYFAAHHPFTSPQNLDLEALKANPDQALAQAYDIVLNGYEIGGGSIRIHTRAMQEQMFDLLGFTPEEAQSQFGFLLDALDYGFPPHGGLALGLDRLVMLLAKEPNIREVIAFPKNGRGVDTFIQAPSDVASAQLQELHLQVEAE, encoded by the coding sequence ATGACGACGAAACGTTTGTACTGTGGGCAAGTCGGCCAAGAACAAGTGGGCCAAACTGTCACACTTAAAGGTTGGGTACAAAAACGACGCGATCTAGGGGGCCTAATCTTTATTGACTTAAGAGACCGTGAAGGTTTCTGTCAGGTTGTGCTCAATGGCGACCACTTAGGGGAGGCCATGGCCGACGCTGAGCGTATTCGTAGCGAGTATGTCCTAGAAGTGACGGGGACGCTGCAATACCGTGATGAGAAACAGCGTAACGCCAAAATTCCAACGGGTGATTTTGAATTGATGGCTGAGAAGTTGACTATTCTAGCCACTTCTAAGACACCACCTATCTACTTAGACGATGAGGCTGAGATTCAAGATGATCTCCGTATGCGTCATCGCTTCTTGGATCTTCGTCGCCCACGTATGCAAGCTAACTTACGCCTGCGCCACCAAGTTACGAGCGCCATTCGTCGCTATTTGGATGATTTAGGCTTTATCGATGTTGAGACACCTTATTTGACTAAGTCCACACCTGAAGGGGCGCGTGACTACTTGGTTGCGACTCGTGAAGCAGGTAAGTTCTTCGCCTTACCTCAATCACCGCAATTATTCAAGCAGTTGTTGATGGGTGCAGGCTTTGACCGTTACTATCAAATCGTGCGTTGCTTCCGTGATGAAGACTTGCGGGGTGACCGCCAACCAGAATTTACCCAGATTGACTTAGAAACTAGCTTCTTAAACCAAGCCGACATCCAAGAAATCGTGGAACAAATGCTAAAAGAAGTGGTCAAAGCTACCAGAGGTCTGGATATGACTGATGCCTTCCCAAGCATGACTTATGCCCACGCCATGGCTCATTATGGGGTGGATAAACCAGATATTCGTTTTGACATGACCTTGAAGGATTTAAGTGACTTTGCTGCCAACTGTCAATTTTCTGTCTTTGCTAATACGGTTAAAGAGGGTGGCCAAGTTAAGGCAATTAACCTCAAGGGGCAAGCTGATGCATACACTCGTAAGACCGCGGATGCTTTAGTAGAAGTAGTCAAACCATATGGTGCCAAAGGCCTTGCTTGGTTGAAAGTAACCGAAGAAGGCTTGAACGGTCCAATTGCCAAGTTCTTTGCTGAACCAGCTGACACGCAAGCTATTCTAGACTTGACCCAAGGGGAACCTGGTGACATTCTCTTCTTCGTAGCGGATAAACCTCAAGTGGTTGCAGCCGCTCTCGGTGAGTTACGGGTTAACCTAGCTAAAGCTCATCAACTCTTCGACGAGGATGCCTTAGCCTTTGTCTGGATTACCGACTGGCCGCTCTTCGAATATGACGAAGAAGCAGGGCGCTACTTCGCAGCCCACCACCCATTTACTTCGCCACAAAACCTTGATTTAGAAGCCCTTAAGGCCAATCCAGATCAAGCCCTGGCGCAGGCCTATGACATCGTGCTTAACGGCTATGAGATTGGTGGGGGCTCCATCCGGATTCACACCCGTGCCATGCAAGAGCAAATGTTCGACTTGCTTGGTTTCACACCAGAAGAAGCACAAAGTCAATTTGGCTTCCTCTTGGATGCCTTAGACTACGGCTTCCCGCCACATGGTGGTTTGGCACTCGGTCTAGACCGTTTGGTTATGCTCTTAGCCAAAGAGCCAAACATCCGGGAAGTCATTGCCTTTCCTAAGAATGGTCGTGGGGTGGATACCTTTATCCAGGCTCCAAGTGATGTTGCGAGTGCTCAATTACAAGAGTTACATCTCC